A single genomic interval of Helianthus annuus cultivar XRQ/B chromosome 13, HanXRQr2.0-SUNRISE, whole genome shotgun sequence harbors:
- the LOC110899147 gene encoding sucrose nonfermenting 4-like protein, with protein MDGAGKGLTPARFVWPYGGRSVYLSGSFTGWSEHWPMTPVEGCPTVFQTICSLPPGYHQYKFIVDGEWRHDEHQPFVTGNYGIVNTVLLNREPDYNSAVLSPHATSGSSMDVDNETFQRVVRVSDSTLHESLPKISETDLEASRQRISSFLSTHMAYELLPESGKVIALDVDLPVKQAFHILYEQGISTAPLWDFSKGQFVGVLSALDFILIMRELGKHGSNLTEEELETTTISAWKQAKPYLTNQTMEHGKILSKRLVQAGPDENLKNVTLKILQNRVATVPITHSSSDDGSYPQLLYLASLSEVLKLVCRYFRHSASSLPILQLPVCSLPFGTWVPKIGEPNRQPLAILKPNSSLSAALNLLVQAEVSSIPIVDDNDSLLDVYSRSDITALAKDKIYTHINLEEMTIHQALQLGQEPYAYGATGQRCHMCLRSDSLHKVMERLAKPGVRRVVIVEAGSKRVEGIISLGDIFRFLLS; from the exons ATGGATGGGGCTGGAAAAGGTTTGACACCTGCAAGATTTGTGTGGCCTTATGGGGGAAGAAGTGTGTATTTAAGTGGCTCTTTTACAGG gtGGTCTGAGCATTGGCCGATGACGCCGGTTGAGGGATGCCCGACTGTGTTTCAGACTATATGCAGCTTGCCACCTGGCTACCATCAG TATAAATTTATCGTCGATGGTGAATGGCGACACGATGAGCACCAACCTTTTGTAACTGGTAATTACGGTATCGTAAACACCGTACTCTTAAACCGGGAGCCGGACTATAACTCCGCAGTCTTGAGTCCACATGCGACTTCCGGTTCAAGCATGGATGTTGACAACGAGACGTTTCAGCGAGTG GTAAGAGTTTCCGATAGCACATTACATGAGTCGTTGCCGAAGATATCAGAAACCGACCTCGAGGCATCCCGTCAACGGATTTCTTCGTTTTTGTCGACGCATATGGCGTATGAGCTGCTTCCTGAGTCTGGCAAG GTTATTGCCTTAGATGTTGATTTACCTGTAAAGCAAGCGTTTCATATCCTTTATGAGCAG GGAATTTCTACGGCTCCTCTTTGGGACTTCAGCAAGGGTCAGTTTGTTGGTGTTTTAAGTGCATtggattttattttaataatgcGGGAG CTTGGTAAGCACGGGTCCAATCTGACCGAAGAAGAACTCGAGACCACTACTATATCCGCTTGGAAACAGGCAAAACCGTATCTGACTAATCAAACTATGGAACATGGTAAAATACTATCGAAACGACTCGTGCAG GCTGGGCCTGATGAAAACTTGAAAAACGTCACGTTAAAGATACTGCAGAATCGAGTAGCTACGGTTCCAATCACTCATTCAAGTTCAGATGATGGTTCATATCCACAACTATTATATCTTGCTTCACTTTCTGAAGTACTAAAAC TTGTTTGCAGATACTTTAGACATTCAGCAAGTTCATTGCCCATATTGCAACTGCCGGTTTGTTCCCTTCCGTTTGGTACATGGGTGCCGAAAATCGGTGAACCGAATCGACAACCGTTGGCAATATTAAAACCAAACTCTTCACTTAGCGCAGCCCTAAATTTGCTTGTGCAAG CTGAAGTTAGCTCAATTCCAATTGTCGATGACAACGACTCATTATTGGATGTATACTCTCGAAG TGATATAACTGCTTTGGCAAAAGACAAAATCTACACACACATTAACCTTGAAGAAATGACTATTCATCAG GCTTTGCAGCTGGGACAAGAACCGTATGCTTATGGGGCAACCGGACAAAGATGCCACATGTGCCTACGCTCCGATTCTCTGCATAAAGTCATGGAAAGATTGGCAAAACCAG GGGTAAGACGAGTTGTGATCGTGGAGGCTGGAAGCAAGCGGGTTGAAGGTATAATTTCTCTAGGTGACATATTCAGGTTCCTGCTTAGCTAA